In Phreatobacter cathodiphilus, the genomic window CGGCGCGCCCATCCTCCAGCAGTTCGGTGTGCCGGTGCTCGCCGCCCACATGTTCGTCTTCTACTTCTCCATCCTCGCCGACGCGACGCCGCCGGTCTCCGTCGCCTCCTACGCGGCGGCCTCCATCGCCCGCTGCAGCCCGATGGCGGCGGGTGTGGTCGCCTTCCGCCTCGCCATCGCCGGCTTCGTCGTCGGCTTCTCCTATCTCCATTCCAGCGCCCTACTGCTGCAGGACTCGTGGTTTGAGATCATCGGCGAGTTCATCGCCAACGCCTTGGGACTGACCCTGCTCGCGGCCGGCTTCTTCGGCTTCTTCCGCGCGCCGCTGCCCGTGGCGCTGCGCCTGCCGCTGATCCCGCTCGGCGTCATGGCGACGCTCTTCGACCCCATACCCGTGTGGTGGCGGGTCGCCATCGTCGCCGGCATCGCCGTCGCCCTTTACCTCGGCCAGAAGGCGGCCGCCGGCCGTGAGGAGGGCGTCCTGGCCAACGAGGCCGCGGTCAGGGCCGAGGCGCGCCTCGCGCGGGAGACCTCCCCCACATGATCATCGACCGCATGCAGGTTCGGCTCACCCGCTGGCCCCTGAAGATGACCCGCAAGCACGGCGTCGGCGACGTCGCCGACACGCTTCCCGGTGTCGTCGTCTCGCTCCACACGAAGGACGGGCTCACCGGCTGGGGGGAGGCGGCGCCCTGGTCCGTCTTCTCGGGAACAGCCGAGGCGGCGGTCGCCGCCCTCGACGTCTATCTGCGTCCGCTGGTGATCGGCCGCGACCCGCGCCGGCTCGCCCGCATCATGGCCGAGGCCGACCGCACCATCGTCGGCCACCCGGAAGCCAAGATGGCGCTCGACATGGCGCTGCACGACCTCTTCGGCCAGGCGGCGGGTGTGAGCGTCGCCGAACTACTGGGCGGCGTCTTCCGCGAGAGCATCCCGCTCTCGGTCTCCATCGCCAATCCCGACTTTGACGCCGACCTCGACTTCGCGCGCGCCCGTCTCGCCGAGGGCATCCGCCTGTTCAAGGTGAAGACCGGCTTCTCCACCCATGCCGAGGACATGAGCCGGCTCGACCGGCTCGCCGCCATGCTGCCCGCCGACGCCTCGCTCCGCATCGACTACAACCAGGGCCTCGCCGCGGTGGACGCGATCCGGACCCTTCGTGACGTCGAGGCCTTCCGTCCCGCCTTCATCGAGCAGCCGGTGGCGCGCGACCGCCGCGACGCCATGGCCGAGATCGCCCGCGCCCTCGACACGCCGATCCTCGCCGACGAGAGCGTCTTCTCGCCCGAGGAGGCGGTCGAGTGCGTGCGGTCGCGCTTCGCCGACGCCGTGTCCATCAAGCTCATGAAGGCCGGCTCCTTCGCCAAGGGCAAGGCCA contains:
- a CDS encoding enolase C-terminal domain-like protein produces the protein MIIDRMQVRLTRWPLKMTRKHGVGDVADTLPGVVVSLHTKDGLTGWGEAAPWSVFSGTAEAAVAALDVYLRPLVIGRDPRRLARIMAEADRTIVGHPEAKMALDMALHDLFGQAAGVSVAELLGGVFRESIPLSVSIANPDFDADLDFARARLAEGIRLFKVKTGFSTHAEDMSRLDRLAAMLPADASLRIDYNQGLAAVDAIRTLRDVEAFRPAFIEQPVARDRRDAMAEIARALDTPILADESVFSPEEAVECVRSRFADAVSIKLMKAGSFAKGKAIAAIAQAAGMPCYGGTMYEAGIALTAGIHFAASTPAMTLGAEYYTSAFVLGTEILKEPVRLEAGASWLPTGPGLGIAVDEAALKGATMEVRG